Proteins from a single region of Coregonus clupeaformis isolate EN_2021a chromosome 35, ASM2061545v1, whole genome shotgun sequence:
- the LOC121569629 gene encoding supervillin isoform X5, producing the protein MDTMENPALEPRSERIARYKAERRRELQERYGNMEELPSKWVRRDGTLMNSDGAPPSTDRTLSGGVNGRAGGLEGGRRGLHWESSTPLESEPRRVSNGFEADTSADPTYLQSSPDSGLAASSLDLAVKPCSEGGRRRTRRYLPGVSGGGRKTNERFRTQPITACEVQESGGLLEAEEEENAKADVKTDDRAKMSVAAKMSLFKELEKTAAPEASSFLKPRSGSVTSERRVRRGNEHRSLTQPITCEEMVVATSTPQPAESGEAKAVQAEAEAVEDDENSKLTMSEKLALFNKLSLPGSQGDAPPDAPPERRRQKGARYRTQPITVEEVSLLQKGPIQLPPLRLSPTLSDRQQELSVNLRPFEVHQAQTRPEADVEPNTGPDPSQQGLQQRWDSEPGEIRGILMKSPSAGPEWDPDRDTVWEDRQQDQNGGGERGNGVEERRAVRHDNVPVPRRERPASSAPWRQRNRNRRETVAMCAPARPSSEQGHPQEERPSLAEQRGQMDPPVNTSGRDRLSDASREEEEEERGSLMRRDTPPRQHVQVTLADQRKEDSEISHDAPAVNPQCWDPVFSSVYSNSTPQYVMCYNQTISSYEAQEVSSPTQTRSQPQWRQKQARPVEVEELPQASVADRMKTLQESEEQWKTRGRGVANDSAQYTVAGRMAKRGLVFPVSDIDETPPSHTKRPSTGATATACPYEEISSHPGMEVEEDTKLDKLDSFVDRLNAAPKDTPLEVTSRGVKEVMTPDDQETCGGFYREVSPPSPSARPAGAGAATGTDPEQDLSALCQTNTPMLTSEVAQHRRSVRPSRRTQGSRNPLRALAARDDIRQDYMGERVTMGTVNTNRIQVEMMAKNSNMADSALVGLAGTDDFRNVNLRDVTSTDSVTNNNNLPISNLLLIHIKGWHYVQVRLVEPTARSLNSGDCYLLVTPSHCIFWSGEFANATEKAKASELASLIQTQGDLGCRACEVIHLEEGVNTDNSLASDFWNLLGGKTQYRGVGAPEEDELYESGVVESNCLYRLVENRLVPHEQAWAAIPTVSLLGSTEALVFDFGSEVYLWHGKDVAPGDRSVAVQLAQQVWGGPYDYSNCRVNPLDPTHCNPNIQPQGERRPNWALFGCVSEHNETALFREKFLDWAVDKEDTAAMVVEEAQTAMPVLPQQSPLPQQHLECVSLCACDAKALVAGQGVAVPGDGVVPTVLEGVDVQRGHGVVPLEDGRQVELSTVAVDTWHIQEFEDSEAQLESPGQLHEGDTYLVRWTYTLSPVDESGEPGRECSAVFIWQGQHSSINGRGMPALRSHEGTQVMVPQGQEPPCFLQLFQGGLVIHKGCRADTTNNTGVWRLFCVRGELPEEASLLEVDCSCGGLRSRGSLILLNSQQGALYLWHGRKVHASSREAGKRAVERLTQMCPPELGLSSDSPARVQEVEEGAEPVEFWNAIGQQDRKAYDCMLQDPGKYNFTPRLFHLSTCSGTFQGEELQSPARLPGVVMAMPFVQESLYFVPQPALFLLDNHMELYLWQAGEPEDSETAGSDCIRWANERRCAMQTVLQYCKERNPRRPLQAYLIQDGAEPLTFTNVFPRWEKRPTSTTQGEAGRVKLTLVQDALAQLTKTQYPLEELLQTPLPEGVDPHRLEIYLSDHDFQTILEMKRDEYDSLPNWEQISLKKSKGLY; encoded by the exons ATGGACACTATGGAGAACCCCGCCTTGGAGCCCAGATCGGAGCGGATCGCCCGCTACAAGGCCGAGAGGAGGCGGGAGCTGCAAGAACGCTATGGCAACATGGAGGAGCTCCCATCCAAGTGGGTGAGGAGGGATGGGACTCTCATGAACTCAGACGGCGCTCCTCCCTCCACAGACAGGACCCTCTCTGGGGGGGTGAACGGCAGAGCAGGGGGGCTGGAGGGGGGCAGGAGGGGCCTCCACTGGGAGAGCAGCACCCCTCTGGAGTCAGAACCTCGGAGAGTCTCCAACGGCTTTGAGGCAGACACTTCTGCAGACCCAACATACCTCCAAAG TAGCCCTGACAGTGGCCTTGCGGCCTCTTCCCTTGACCTGGCTGTAAAGCCGTGCTCGGAGGGGGGACGGCGGCGCACCCGTCGCTACCTCCCTGGGGTGTCAGGCGGGGGCCGCAAAACCAACGAGCGCTTCAGGACACAGCCGATCACAGCCTGTGAGGTGCAGGAGAGCGGCGG GCTGCTAGaagcagaggaagaggagaacgCTAAAG CTGATGTGAAGACAGACGACAGAGCCAAGATGAGTGTGGCGGCCAAGATGTCTCTGTTTAAA GAGCTAGAGAAGACAGCAGCCCCTGAGGCCTCCTCCTTTCTGAAGCCTCGCTCTGGCAGCGTCACGTCTGAACGCAGAGTACGACGCGGCAACGAGCACCGCTCACTCACTCAGCCAATCACCTgtgaggagatggtggtggccaCCAG CACCCCCCAGCCAGCGGAGTCAGGCGAGGCCAAGGCTGTGCAGGCCGAGGCGGAGGCGGTGGAGGACGATGAGAACAGTAAGCTGACTATGAGTGAGAAGCTGGCTCTGTTCAACAAGCTGTCCCTGCCAGGGAGCCAGGGGGACGCCCCTCCTGATGCCCCCCCGGAGAGACGCAGGCAGAAGGGGGCACGCTACCGCACACAGCCAATCACTGTGGAGGAGGTCAgcctg CTCCAGAAAGGCCCCATCCAGCTGCCCCCGCTGCGCCTGTCCCCCACCCTCTCCGACCGGCAGCAGGAGCTGTCCGTCAACCTGAGGCCCTTCGAGGTGCATCAGGCCCAGACTCGACCCGAGGCCGACGTGGAGCCAAACACAGGACCTGACCCGTCCCAGCAGGGCTTGCAGCAGCGCTGggactctgagccaggagagatcagAGGCATCCTGATGAAGAGCCCCTCTGCAGGACCAGAATGGGACCCAGACAGAGACACTGTATGGGAGGACAGACAGCAGGACCAGaacggaggaggggagagagggaacggggtggaggagaggagggcagtgAGACATGATAATGTACCCGTGCCTCGTAGAGAGAGACCAGCCTCCTCTGCCCcctggagacagaggaacaggaacaggagggaGACGGTGGCCATGTGTGCCCCAGCCAGGCCATCCTCAGAGCAGGGTCAcccccaggaggagaggccttcCCTGGCTGAACAGAGAGGGCAGATGGACCCCCCTGTGAACACCTCTGGGAGAGACAG GCTGTCAGATGCTtccagggaggaggaagaggaggagaggggtagctTAATGAGGAGAGACACCCCTCCCAGACAACACGTCCAGGTGACCTTGGCGGACCAGAGGAAG GAAGACAGTGAGATCTCCCATGATGCACCAGCCGTCAACCCTCAGTGCTGG gaCCCTGTCTTTTCCTCTGTCTATTCTAACAGTACACCTCAATATGTCATGTGTTACAAtcag ACCATTTCTTCCTATGAGGCCCAGGAGGTCTCCTCTCCCACCCAGACCCGCTCTCAGCCCCAATGGAGACAGAag CAGGCTAGACCAGTAGAAGTGGAGGAGCTGCCACAGGCGTCGGTGGCTGATCGCATGAAAACTCTACAGGAGAGTGAGGAGCAGTGGAAGACCAGAGGGAGAGGGGTCGCCAACGACTCGGCCCAGTACACTGTGGCTGGACGCATGGCGAAAAGAG GTTTGGTGTTCCCTGTGTCAGACATAGACGAGACCCCTCCATCTCACACTAAGAGACCCTCCACAGGAGCCACAGCCACAGCATGCCCATACGAAG AGATCTCCAGTCACCCTGGGATGGAGGTGGAAGAGGACACAAAGCTGGACAAACTGGATTCCTTTGTGGACAGGCTGAATG ccGCTCCCAAGGACACGCCCCTGGAGGTGACCTCAAGGGGGGTGAAGGAGGTCATGACCCCCGATGACCAGGAGACGTGTGGTGGTTTCTACAGGGAGGTGTCACCCCCCTCACCCTCTGCCCGCCCTGCTGGGGCTGGAGCTGCCACTGGAACTGACCCAGAGCAGGACCTGAGTGCCCTCTGCCAGACAAATACCCccat gctgaCATCAGAGGTAGCACAGCATAGGCGGTCGGTGCGTCCATCCCGCAGGACTCAGGGCTCCCGGAACCCTCTGCGTGCTCTGGCGGCCCGCGATGACATCAGACAGGACTACATGGGAGAGAGAGTCACCATGGGTACCGTTAACActaacaggatacaagtggagaTGA TGGCCAAGAATTCCAACATGGCTGATTCAGCTCTAGTAGGTCTGGCTGGTACAGACGACTTCAGGAACGTCAACCTGCGTGATGTCACTTCCACAGACTCAGTGACAAACAACAACAACCTGCCCATCAGCAACCTCCTGCTCATTCACATCAAAG GTTGGCATTATGTGCAAGTACGTCTGGTGGAGcccacagccaggtctctgaacaGTGGAGACTGCTACCTGCTGGTGACACCCTCTCACTGCATCTTCTGGAGCGGAGAGTTCGCCAACGCCACAGAGAAAGCCAAG GCGTCAGAGCTGGCATCGTTGATCCAGACCCAGGGAGACCTGGGCTGCCGGGCCTGTGAGGTCATCCAcctagaggagggggtcaatACTGACAACAGCCTGGCCTCTGACTTCTGGAACCTTCTGGGAGGAAAGACACAATACAGAG gagTGGGAGCCCCAGAGGAGGATGAGCTGTATGAGAGTGGGGTGGTGGAGTCTAACTGTTTGTACAGGCTGGTGGAGAACAGACTGGTGCCCCATGAGCAGGCCTGGGCAGCCATCCCCACTGTCTCCCTACTGGGATCCACTGAG GCCCTGGTGTTTGACTTTGGCAGCGAGGTGTACCTGTGGCATGGGAAGGATGTTGCCCCTGGCGACAGGAGTGTGGCTGTACAGCTGGCCCAGCAGGTGTGGGGTGGTCCCTACGACTACAGCAACTGTAGGGTCAACCCACTGGACCCCACACACTGCAACCCCAACATACAGCC GCAAGGTGAAAGACGGCCCAACTGGGCCCTGTTTGGCTGTGTCTCTGAGCACAATGAGACAGCCCTCTTCAGGGAGAAGTTTCTGGACTGGGCTGTAGATAAGGAGGATACCGCTGCAATGGTTGTGGAGGAGGCACAG ACTGCCATGCCAGTGTTGCCCCAGCAGAGTCCCCTGCCCCAGCAGCATTtagagtgtgtgtctctgtgtgcgtgTGATGCCAAGGCGCTGGTGGCAGGGCAGGGGGTGGCGGTGCCAGGGGACGGGGTGGTCCCTACAGTCCTGGAGGGGGTGGACGTTCAGAGGGGACATGGGGTCGTACCCCTGGAGGATGGGCGGCAGGTAGAGCTGAGCACTGTTGCCGTGGATACCTGGCACATTCAGGAGTTTGAGGATAGCGAGGCCCAGCTGGAGAGCCCAGGGCAGCTGCATGAAGGAGACACATACCTGGTCCGCTGGACCTATACTCTCAGCCCAGTGGATGAAAGCGGGGAGCCTGGGAGGGAGTGCTCTGCCGTCTTCATCTGGCAGGGCCAGCACTCCAGTATCAATGGGCGAGGCATGCCTGCACTCAGGAGTCATGAGGGAACACAG GTGATGGTGCCTCAGGGGCAGGAGCCTCCATGTTTCCTTCAGCTCTTCCAGGGAGGTCTGGTCATCCACAAAGGTTGCCGAGCGGACACCACCAACAATACAG GGGTCTGGCGTCTGTTCTGTGTGCGTGGGGAGCTGCCTGAGGAGGCCAGTCTGTTGGAGGTGGACTGCAGCTGTGGCGGCCTGCGCTCCCGAGGCTCTCTCATACTGCTCAACAGTCAACAGGGGGCGCTCTACCTGTGGCACGGCCGTAAGGTCCACGCCAGCTCCCGGGAGGCGGGCAAGAGGGCTGTGGAGCGACTCACTCAGAT gtgCCCTCCTGAACTGGGCCTCAGCAGTGATAGCCCTGCGAGGGTGCAGGAAGTAGAGGAAGGGGCGGAGCCTGTGGAGTTCTGGAACGCTATTGGGCAGCAGGACAGGAAGGCCTATGACTGCATGTTACAAG ATCCAGGGAAGTATAACTTCACGCCACGTCTCTTCCATCTGAGCACCTGTTCCGGAACCTTCCAGGGGGAGGAGCTGCAGAGCCCGGCCAGGTTACCAGGGGTTGTCATGGCGATGCCCTTTGTCCAGGAGAGCCTGTACTTTGTGCCACAGCCAG ccctgttcctgCTGGACAACCATATGGAGCTGTATCTGTGGCAGGCAGGTGAGCCTGAGGACAGTGAGACCGCTGGCTCTGACTGCATCCGCTGGGCTAACGAGAGGAGGTGTGCCATGCAGACAGTGCTCCAGTACTGCAAAG AGAGGAACCCGAGGCGCCCCCTTCAGGCTTACCTCATCCAGGACGGGGCAGAACCCCTCACCTTCACCAACGTGTTCCCTCGCTGGGAGAAGAGACCCACATCCACCACACAG GGGGAGGCCGGGCGGGTCAAGCTGACCTTGGTGCAGGACGCCCTGGCCCAGCTCACTAAAACCCAGTACCCCCTGGAGGAGCTGCTGCAGACCCCTCTGCCAGAGGGAGTGGACCCCCATCGCCTGGAGATCTACCTCTCCGACCACGACTTCCAG ACTATTttggagatgaagagagatgagTATGACTCCCTCCCAAACTGGGAACAAATCAGCCTGAAAAAAAGCAAAGGACTCTATTGA
- the LOC121569629 gene encoding supervillin isoform X2 has translation MDTMENPALEPRSERIARYKAERRRELQERYGNMEELPSKWVRRDGTLMNSDGAPPSTDRTLSGGVNGRAGGLEGGRRGLHWESSTPLESEPRRVSNGFEADTSADPTYLQRQCSSGSAGMLSGGEHLAPPGPPGPDSAQLQTRVSVGQLRSALLQQTGTVTQPEKVPDSGLAASSLDLAVKPCSEGGRRRTRRYLPGVSGGGRKTNERFRTQPITACEVQESGGLLEAEEEENAKADVKTDDRAKMSVAAKMSLFKELEKTAAPEASSFLKPRSGSVTSERRVRRGNEHRSLTQPITCEEMVVATSTPQPAESGEAKAVQAEAEAVEDDENSKLTMSEKLALFNKLSLPGSQGDAPPDAPPERRRQKGARYRTQPITVEEVSLLQKGPIQLPPLRLSPTLSDRQQELSVNLRPFEVHQAQTRPEADVEPNTGPDPSQQGLQQRWDSEPGEIRGILMKSPSAGPEWDPDRDTVWEDRQQDQNGGGERGNGVEERRAVRHDNVPVPRRERPASSAPWRQRNRNRRETVAMCAPARPSSEQGHPQEERPSLAEQRGQMDPPVNTSGRDRLSDASREEEEEERGSLMRRDTPPRQHVQVTLADQRKEDSEISHDAPAVNPQCWDPVFSSVYSNSTPQYVMCYNQTISSYEAQEVSSPTQTRSQPQWRQKQARPVEVEELPQASVADRMKTLQESEEQWKTRGRGVANDSAQYTVAGRMAKRGLVFPVSDIDETPPSHTKRPSTGATATACPYEEISSHPGMEVEEDTKLDKLDSFVDRLNAAPKDTPLEVTSRGVKEVMTPDDQETCGGFYREVSPPSPSARPAGAGAATGTDPEQDLSALCQTNTPMLTSEVAQHRRSVRPSRRTQGSRNPLRALAARDDIRQDYMGERVTMGTVNTNRIQVEMMAKNSNMADSALVGLAGTDDFRNVNLRDVTSTDSVTNNNNLPISNLLLIHIKGWHYVQVRLVEPTARSLNSGDCYLLVTPSHCIFWSGEFANATEKAKASELASLIQTQGDLGCRACEVIHLEEGVNTDNSLASDFWNLLGGKTQYRGVGAPEEDELYESGVVESNCLYRLVENRLVPHEQAWAAIPTVSLLGSTEALVFDFGSEVYLWHGKDVAPGDRSVAVQLAQQVWGGPYDYSNCRVNPLDPTHCNPNIQPQGERRPNWALFGCVSEHNETALFREKFLDWAVDKEDTAAMVVEEAQTAMPVLPQQSPLPQQHLECVSLCACDAKALVAGQGVAVPGDGVVPTVLEGVDVQRGHGVVPLEDGRQVELSTVAVDTWHIQEFEDSEAQLESPGQLHEGDTYLVRWTYTLSPVDESGEPGRECSAVFIWQGQHSSINGRGMPALRSHEGTQVMVPQGQEPPCFLQLFQGGLVIHKGCRADTTNNTGVWRLFCVRGELPEEASLLEVDCSCGGLRSRGSLILLNSQQGALYLWHGRKVHASSREAGKRAVERLTQMCPPELGLSSDSPARVQEVEEGAEPVEFWNAIGQQDRKAYDCMLQDPGKYNFTPRLFHLSTCSGTFQGEELQSPARLPGVVMAMPFVQESLYFVPQPALFLLDNHMELYLWQAGEPEDSETAGSDCIRWANERRCAMQTVLQYCKERNPRRPLQAYLIQDGAEPLTFTNVFPRWEKRPTSTTQGEAGRVKLTLVQDALAQLTKTQYPLEELLQTPLPEGVDPHRLEIYLSDHDFQTILEMKRDEYDSLPNWEQISLKKSKGLY, from the exons ATGGACACTATGGAGAACCCCGCCTTGGAGCCCAGATCGGAGCGGATCGCCCGCTACAAGGCCGAGAGGAGGCGGGAGCTGCAAGAACGCTATGGCAACATGGAGGAGCTCCCATCCAAGTGGGTGAGGAGGGATGGGACTCTCATGAACTCAGACGGCGCTCCTCCCTCCACAGACAGGACCCTCTCTGGGGGGGTGAACGGCAGAGCAGGGGGGCTGGAGGGGGGCAGGAGGGGCCTCCACTGGGAGAGCAGCACCCCTCTGGAGTCAGAACCTCGGAGAGTCTCCAACGGCTTTGAGGCAGACACTTCTGCAGACCCAACATACCTCCAAAG GCAGTGTTCCTCTGGCTCTGCCGGCATGTTGAGTGGGGGGGAGCACCTAGCTCCCCCAGGCCCCCCTGGACCCGACTCGGCCCAGCTGCAAACGCGGGTGTCGGTGGGCCAGCTGAGGAGTGCCCTGCTGCAGCAGACCGGAACTGTAACACAGCCTGAGAAAGT CCCTGACAGTGGCCTTGCGGCCTCTTCCCTTGACCTGGCTGTAAAGCCGTGCTCGGAGGGGGGACGGCGGCGCACCCGTCGCTACCTCCCTGGGGTGTCAGGCGGGGGCCGCAAAACCAACGAGCGCTTCAGGACACAGCCGATCACAGCCTGTGAGGTGCAGGAGAGCGGCGG GCTGCTAGaagcagaggaagaggagaacgCTAAAG CTGATGTGAAGACAGACGACAGAGCCAAGATGAGTGTGGCGGCCAAGATGTCTCTGTTTAAA GAGCTAGAGAAGACAGCAGCCCCTGAGGCCTCCTCCTTTCTGAAGCCTCGCTCTGGCAGCGTCACGTCTGAACGCAGAGTACGACGCGGCAACGAGCACCGCTCACTCACTCAGCCAATCACCTgtgaggagatggtggtggccaCCAG CACCCCCCAGCCAGCGGAGTCAGGCGAGGCCAAGGCTGTGCAGGCCGAGGCGGAGGCGGTGGAGGACGATGAGAACAGTAAGCTGACTATGAGTGAGAAGCTGGCTCTGTTCAACAAGCTGTCCCTGCCAGGGAGCCAGGGGGACGCCCCTCCTGATGCCCCCCCGGAGAGACGCAGGCAGAAGGGGGCACGCTACCGCACACAGCCAATCACTGTGGAGGAGGTCAgcctg CTCCAGAAAGGCCCCATCCAGCTGCCCCCGCTGCGCCTGTCCCCCACCCTCTCCGACCGGCAGCAGGAGCTGTCCGTCAACCTGAGGCCCTTCGAGGTGCATCAGGCCCAGACTCGACCCGAGGCCGACGTGGAGCCAAACACAGGACCTGACCCGTCCCAGCAGGGCTTGCAGCAGCGCTGggactctgagccaggagagatcagAGGCATCCTGATGAAGAGCCCCTCTGCAGGACCAGAATGGGACCCAGACAGAGACACTGTATGGGAGGACAGACAGCAGGACCAGaacggaggaggggagagagggaacggggtggaggagaggagggcagtgAGACATGATAATGTACCCGTGCCTCGTAGAGAGAGACCAGCCTCCTCTGCCCcctggagacagaggaacaggaacaggagggaGACGGTGGCCATGTGTGCCCCAGCCAGGCCATCCTCAGAGCAGGGTCAcccccaggaggagaggccttcCCTGGCTGAACAGAGAGGGCAGATGGACCCCCCTGTGAACACCTCTGGGAGAGACAG GCTGTCAGATGCTtccagggaggaggaagaggaggagaggggtagctTAATGAGGAGAGACACCCCTCCCAGACAACACGTCCAGGTGACCTTGGCGGACCAGAGGAAG GAAGACAGTGAGATCTCCCATGATGCACCAGCCGTCAACCCTCAGTGCTGG gaCCCTGTCTTTTCCTCTGTCTATTCTAACAGTACACCTCAATATGTCATGTGTTACAAtcag ACCATTTCTTCCTATGAGGCCCAGGAGGTCTCCTCTCCCACCCAGACCCGCTCTCAGCCCCAATGGAGACAGAag CAGGCTAGACCAGTAGAAGTGGAGGAGCTGCCACAGGCGTCGGTGGCTGATCGCATGAAAACTCTACAGGAGAGTGAGGAGCAGTGGAAGACCAGAGGGAGAGGGGTCGCCAACGACTCGGCCCAGTACACTGTGGCTGGACGCATGGCGAAAAGAG GTTTGGTGTTCCCTGTGTCAGACATAGACGAGACCCCTCCATCTCACACTAAGAGACCCTCCACAGGAGCCACAGCCACAGCATGCCCATACGAAG AGATCTCCAGTCACCCTGGGATGGAGGTGGAAGAGGACACAAAGCTGGACAAACTGGATTCCTTTGTGGACAGGCTGAATG ccGCTCCCAAGGACACGCCCCTGGAGGTGACCTCAAGGGGGGTGAAGGAGGTCATGACCCCCGATGACCAGGAGACGTGTGGTGGTTTCTACAGGGAGGTGTCACCCCCCTCACCCTCTGCCCGCCCTGCTGGGGCTGGAGCTGCCACTGGAACTGACCCAGAGCAGGACCTGAGTGCCCTCTGCCAGACAAATACCCccat gctgaCATCAGAGGTAGCACAGCATAGGCGGTCGGTGCGTCCATCCCGCAGGACTCAGGGCTCCCGGAACCCTCTGCGTGCTCTGGCGGCCCGCGATGACATCAGACAGGACTACATGGGAGAGAGAGTCACCATGGGTACCGTTAACActaacaggatacaagtggagaTGA TGGCCAAGAATTCCAACATGGCTGATTCAGCTCTAGTAGGTCTGGCTGGTACAGACGACTTCAGGAACGTCAACCTGCGTGATGTCACTTCCACAGACTCAGTGACAAACAACAACAACCTGCCCATCAGCAACCTCCTGCTCATTCACATCAAAG GTTGGCATTATGTGCAAGTACGTCTGGTGGAGcccacagccaggtctctgaacaGTGGAGACTGCTACCTGCTGGTGACACCCTCTCACTGCATCTTCTGGAGCGGAGAGTTCGCCAACGCCACAGAGAAAGCCAAG GCGTCAGAGCTGGCATCGTTGATCCAGACCCAGGGAGACCTGGGCTGCCGGGCCTGTGAGGTCATCCAcctagaggagggggtcaatACTGACAACAGCCTGGCCTCTGACTTCTGGAACCTTCTGGGAGGAAAGACACAATACAGAG gagTGGGAGCCCCAGAGGAGGATGAGCTGTATGAGAGTGGGGTGGTGGAGTCTAACTGTTTGTACAGGCTGGTGGAGAACAGACTGGTGCCCCATGAGCAGGCCTGGGCAGCCATCCCCACTGTCTCCCTACTGGGATCCACTGAG GCCCTGGTGTTTGACTTTGGCAGCGAGGTGTACCTGTGGCATGGGAAGGATGTTGCCCCTGGCGACAGGAGTGTGGCTGTACAGCTGGCCCAGCAGGTGTGGGGTGGTCCCTACGACTACAGCAACTGTAGGGTCAACCCACTGGACCCCACACACTGCAACCCCAACATACAGCC GCAAGGTGAAAGACGGCCCAACTGGGCCCTGTTTGGCTGTGTCTCTGAGCACAATGAGACAGCCCTCTTCAGGGAGAAGTTTCTGGACTGGGCTGTAGATAAGGAGGATACCGCTGCAATGGTTGTGGAGGAGGCACAG ACTGCCATGCCAGTGTTGCCCCAGCAGAGTCCCCTGCCCCAGCAGCATTtagagtgtgtgtctctgtgtgcgtgTGATGCCAAGGCGCTGGTGGCAGGGCAGGGGGTGGCGGTGCCAGGGGACGGGGTGGTCCCTACAGTCCTGGAGGGGGTGGACGTTCAGAGGGGACATGGGGTCGTACCCCTGGAGGATGGGCGGCAGGTAGAGCTGAGCACTGTTGCCGTGGATACCTGGCACATTCAGGAGTTTGAGGATAGCGAGGCCCAGCTGGAGAGCCCAGGGCAGCTGCATGAAGGAGACACATACCTGGTCCGCTGGACCTATACTCTCAGCCCAGTGGATGAAAGCGGGGAGCCTGGGAGGGAGTGCTCTGCCGTCTTCATCTGGCAGGGCCAGCACTCCAGTATCAATGGGCGAGGCATGCCTGCACTCAGGAGTCATGAGGGAACACAG GTGATGGTGCCTCAGGGGCAGGAGCCTCCATGTTTCCTTCAGCTCTTCCAGGGAGGTCTGGTCATCCACAAAGGTTGCCGAGCGGACACCACCAACAATACAG GGGTCTGGCGTCTGTTCTGTGTGCGTGGGGAGCTGCCTGAGGAGGCCAGTCTGTTGGAGGTGGACTGCAGCTGTGGCGGCCTGCGCTCCCGAGGCTCTCTCATACTGCTCAACAGTCAACAGGGGGCGCTCTACCTGTGGCACGGCCGTAAGGTCCACGCCAGCTCCCGGGAGGCGGGCAAGAGGGCTGTGGAGCGACTCACTCAGAT gtgCCCTCCTGAACTGGGCCTCAGCAGTGATAGCCCTGCGAGGGTGCAGGAAGTAGAGGAAGGGGCGGAGCCTGTGGAGTTCTGGAACGCTATTGGGCAGCAGGACAGGAAGGCCTATGACTGCATGTTACAAG ATCCAGGGAAGTATAACTTCACGCCACGTCTCTTCCATCTGAGCACCTGTTCCGGAACCTTCCAGGGGGAGGAGCTGCAGAGCCCGGCCAGGTTACCAGGGGTTGTCATGGCGATGCCCTTTGTCCAGGAGAGCCTGTACTTTGTGCCACAGCCAG ccctgttcctgCTGGACAACCATATGGAGCTGTATCTGTGGCAGGCAGGTGAGCCTGAGGACAGTGAGACCGCTGGCTCTGACTGCATCCGCTGGGCTAACGAGAGGAGGTGTGCCATGCAGACAGTGCTCCAGTACTGCAAAG AGAGGAACCCGAGGCGCCCCCTTCAGGCTTACCTCATCCAGGACGGGGCAGAACCCCTCACCTTCACCAACGTGTTCCCTCGCTGGGAGAAGAGACCCACATCCACCACACAG GGGGAGGCCGGGCGGGTCAAGCTGACCTTGGTGCAGGACGCCCTGGCCCAGCTCACTAAAACCCAGTACCCCCTGGAGGAGCTGCTGCAGACCCCTCTGCCAGAGGGAGTGGACCCCCATCGCCTGGAGATCTACCTCTCCGACCACGACTTCCAG ACTATTttggagatgaagagagatgagTATGACTCCCTCCCAAACTGGGAACAAATCAGCCTGAAAAAAAGCAAAGGACTCTATTGA